CGTGGAGGAAGCGGAGCACTGTTCCTTTGCTGTAGTGGTTGAGTGACTCATGGGCTTTTCCGGCGTCGTCGATTCCTTCCCAGGATTCCCAGATGGTGGTGGCGCCCTTGTCGACCATGTATAGCCAAGAGGGGGCCGTGCGCTGGAACAGCAGCTCGTAGGCAATATCTGCCCGCCCGGCTTCTACCAGGACAGGGAGCAGGTATCCCGTGGAAAGGAAGCCCGTCCCCAGATGGGTATCGGCCGTACGGATCAGGTCCACAAGCCGGTCGACTGCCCCCTGGCGGATGTCCTCCGGGATAAGCCCGAAGGCGAGGGCACGGACGTAGCTGGCCTGGGTATCGGCACTGGTGTTGCCATCCTCGTGCAGGTATGCGCAGCGCCAGGCCTCCCGCACGGAATCAGCAACTTGCTCATACCTCACCGCTTCAGTGGTCCGACCAAGGACGCGGGCGATCCGGGCCATGGTGCTGGTCGACCGGTAGAGGTAGGCCGTGCCCACCTCGCCCTTGTCCTCCATGAACCAAGCCATCGGGTTGTCTTGAACGGGGTCGACCAGGCGTCCGTTCGCGTCGCGTTTCTTGGGCTCAGTCCATTCGCCCCAGTGAAACGTGCCGTCCCACAAGTACTTCTCAAACGGCTCCGCTTCCGGCGAGGACTTAACTCGCTCGTGGTGCCGTGAGGTCCTGGCCGATTTCAGGGTCCATTCCACCCAGCGCACCATGGCATCCCAATTCTCGGCGAGGACGGCCCTGTCTCCGTAGGCTTCGTAGAGTTCCCACGGCACGGCCACGATCGCGTCTCCCCAGCCCGCGGAACCTGTCATCATGGCGAACTGGTCGTCCAAGTGGTTTTTGATGCCGCGGCCATCAGGAGAGAAATTGGCTATGCGCCCGTCCTCGAGTTGATCGTCGCGGACTGACTTCAACCACTTGCGGCTAAACCCGAGCACGTCGCGCAAACGGGTGGCGGTGGAAACGAAGACCTGGTAGTCGCCGGTCCATGCCATACGCTCGCGTGTCGGGCAATCCGTGGGTACATCGACGGCGTTGCCGAGGAAACTCCATTCGCCGATCCGGTGGAGGCTGTTGAGATCCTCGTTGCTGCAGGAGAACTCTCCGGTACGGCGAAGATCGCTGTGCACCACCTGCATGCTGACCTTGGACGTATCCAGGTCCGCGTCAGGCCGGCTGATGCGGGCGTACCGAAATCCATGAATGGTGTGGCGGGGTTCGAAGACCTCGCCTGGAGCCCCTGCGGTGACCTCATCACGCTGGGAAAAAATCTTGGCTGGCTCTCCGGGCCGGTGGGAATCCAGATGGGAGGTTGTGAGGTCCCCACCTGGGTCGACGTGTTCGCCGTATTCGATGACCGTGCGTGTGCCCACAGGCCCGAGGTCCTCGAGCGTGATCCATCCGGAGGCATTCTGTCCGAAGTCAGCTACCCACACCCCCGGGCCATTGGCTTGGATGCGCTCCGGAACCCGGGTCTCGATGACGCGGACCGGCGGAGCAGGCGACCAGGTTATTGGTGGTGCTTCGACGGCGTCGACGATAACTTTCGTCTGAGGGGCGGAGGAAGCTGTGAAGTCCACCGTTTGTCCGTCCATCAGGTCCGCCTGTGTTGTGGTTGAGGGCGAGCTGGTCCACGTGCCGTCGGTGACGATGAGCTCATGGGATCCATCCCTGAGTTCGATGTGGAGTTCCGCGCGGGCCCCGAGCGTGGCTCCCCAATCGGCAGGGTGCCGGAAAGCGCCCACCTGACCGCGGTACCAGCCGTCCGACAGTTCAATTTCTATCTGATTTCGGTCAAGTGTGAGGGAGGAGGTCACGTCCGATGCTTGGGCGTAAAGCGTGCGGTCATACGACGTCGACCCCGGCGACAGCTCCGCCGTCCCTGCTCGTTGCCCGTTGACTGCTGCCGTGTAGACGCCCAGAGCCGTGGCGTAGAGGCGGGCGGACTTCACTTCGTCTGTAAGGAAGAATTCGGTCGAAAGGACGTGGGCGGGACGTTGGCCATAGCTGTGGTCATCTTCTTCCGGGGAGATCCAGGAAGCAGTCCAGTCTGCGTCCTGGAGTCCAACCTCGAAAGCTGACCACTCCGACCAGGGGGCGGACTCCGCGGCAGCTCGAACACGCCACTGGACCCGCTGCCGGCTGCGGAGTTCTTTCCACGGCCACGGGACGTGGAGGCGGTCGGTCGCCAGCGCCGGTGGTTGCAGGAAACCATCAATGGTTGCCTCCAGCTCGTAAGCCGGGGCGACAGCGTCGGCCCCGACTTTCCACGAAAGTCTGGGAGCCGAGCCCGTGACGGGGAACTGGTCCCCGCCGCTGTCAGTGCTGAGATCGTAGGGCGTTCGGCCCATGAGTAATCCTTCTCTCGTTGATTGCGGGCTAGCGAACGGATTTGACCTTGAGCGCAATGATCAGACCGCCGAAAAGAGCCAGTGCTGCGCCGGCCAGGTACAGGATGGTGTAGTTCTTCTCCGACCCCGTTATGCCCAAGGTGATGACCACGGAGGCCAGGAGCGGCGCCACGGCACTCGGGATCTTCTGTGCGAAGGCTACGACCGCCATGTAGCGTGCTGTTTCAGTGCGGTTCGGCAGAATGGCGAAAATGATGGCCTGGTCCACCGTGGCGAACACGGCGATGGCGGTCTGCATGAGCACGGCACCGATGATCAGCTGGGGCAGAGACCATGCGAATGCTTCTGCCAGCGCTCCACCAACGAAGAGCAGCGAAGCAATGCTCACGAACAGCCGTCGGCGCTTCAGCTTGTCCGAAAGGAAGCCGCCGAGCAGTGCGCCGGCAGCGGCCGCGACAACGCCGAGCATGCCGATCGTGGCAACCACTCCTGCCACCTCTCGAACTGGCATGTCGAGGCGTTGTGCGTAAAAGAAGGTGCCGAAGGTGGTGTTGAAGTACAAACCGACGAAGAAGACGAAGCGGCCCAGCCAGTTCCACGCGAAGTCGGGGTATTTGCGGATGCTGAAGCCATAGCTTGATACCACAGATTTCAGGGTCACGTTCGGGACAGCTGGCAGGTTCTTTGAAGATCCCTCTGGCTTGATGAGTGGGAACAGTGCCAGAAGAAGGGCGCCGATCACTCCGGGGACAACGAACACCAAGAGAGTGTTCGAGGAGACCGAATAGGCAATGCCGATGCCAAGGACGGGAGCGATCTGCGTCATGAGACCGGTGAGTGCCGAGACGGATCCGCGCTGCTTTTCGGGCAGCTTATCTGCCATCAGGTTCTGAATCGCGGCGCCGGAAATGGACCAGCCCGACATACCTAAAATCCAGCCTGCGCCCACCGTGAGTAGGTCAGGTGCCAGGCCCATGACCACCAAGCCGGCCAGGCCGATACCCGTGCCCAGGAAAATGAAAGGGGCCCTGCGCCCGAAGCGGGAGCGCGTACGGTCGCTCCAAATGCCAATTATCGGGCTAATGACGAGGTAGATACCTTGTGCCGTGCCCGTGATGAAGCCGAGCATCTGCTCCTGGCCCGGGGCCAACTCGGTGATCCGAACGGCGATGCCGTACGAAAGGGGGACCATCATCGCGATGGATGCTCCGAAACTGGCCAGCATCAACCACAGAATGTAGCCCCTGCTGACAGGATTCTGGGGCTCTACGATGATCCCAGTATGGTCGACGGGGCTGGCCGGTGGGTGATTGCCCGGCACTGGCTCGGCGGCTGCAATGCCTCCTGCCAGCCCCGGAGCTCCATGATTGTTGGTAGTCACCAATGACTCCTCTGTAAAAGTGGTTTGGCCGCATGCGACATCGCAGAGTATGGATGGTCGACGTGAGATAGGCCACGCAAAGAGTAACCACAGTGGTTACTATTGATGAATAGTAGCCACGTTGGTTACAGTTGACAAGATCCACTTCAAAAATTGCTGGCGCGTATGAAAGAAGGTCAAGCAGTGACTATTGCCTCTGAGCAAGAGACCATAAAAAAGGCCGGCCCACGGCGGCGTGGACCATATGCCACAACCCCAGCCCGCCGAGCTGAGATCGTGCGCGCGGCTGCAGCCAGCTTCGCTGAGCACGGCTACGAACGAGCCAGTCTCAGGGACATCGCCGCCCGGGCCAATGTCACCCATGCCGCCCTCCTTCGCCATTTCGCCACAAAGGATGACCTCCTACTGGCAGCCTTAGCGCAGCGGGACGCCGACGATTCCGAACTTGCTCGCCGCATCATCCAGTCAAAGGTGCCCAAGGATCAGGTACTCAGCACCGTTCTTCAGGAAGAATTTGCCCACCCCGACCATCTGCGGAACTGGCTGGCCATCACCATTGCAGCAACCAGCCCCACCCACCCGGCGCATGGCTTCTTTATCCAGCGTCGCGACAGAATGCGCGATCACTTCACCAACAAAAAGCTCGATACGACCGAGGACGGTGACGAACTGACTGCGGACGATAAAGTCACCATGGTCATGGCAATGGTCGACGGCCTAAGGATCCAGTTCCTCCTGGATCCAGACCGGAAGACGCTCCACGTCCTGGAGACGCTCATGCGTCACATCGCATCGCCGGAAGAAAACTGATGGCCCGCAAGAGGCAAATGATCAGCCCCGCAGTGCGCAGTCATTCCTCCACCGCCGAAGGAACCCAACGCCGGACGCCAGCAGAAAGTGACCGACGTCAGTGAGCGCTCCGATCCTGTCGGGCTACCACCCGGATCCCTCAATATGCCGAGTAGGCGAGGACTATTTCCTTATTAACTCCAGCTTTGAATACTTCCCCGGAGTCCCGGTTTTTTCGAGCCGCGACCTGCTCAGTTGGCGCCAGATCGGCAATGTACTCGACCGTAATGGCCAGCTCAATGTGGTTTCCGGTATCGAGGGCGCGAGCGGGGGCATTTACGCCCCGACGATCCGTTATCACAAAGGCCGTTTCTGGATGATCACCACGAATCTGCACGACGTGCGGGAAGGGCACATCATTGTCTCGGCCGATCACCCGGCAGGCCCGTGGACCGAGCCGGTTTACACGCCGGGACTCGTCGGCATTGATCCCGACCTGGCCTGGGACGAAAGAGGCGACTGCTACATCACATGGTCAGACGTCATCAAGGGGGGAATATCACAAGCCCGGATTGATCCGCAGACAGGAACCACATTGTCCCCATCGCGGGAAATATGGGAGGGCACAGGTGGAGCCCATGTCGAGGGTCCCCACATTTACACCCGCAACGGCTGGTGGTATCTCCTCACCGCAGAAGGCGGCACCGCAGCTGGCCACATGATCACCGTCGCACGCGCAGAAGCCATTGACGGCCCCTACACTCCTTGCCCTGCCAACCCGATTCTGACGCACCGCAGTACCTCACATCCCGTGCAGGCGGTGGGACACGGTGACCTTCTCGAGCTCCAGGATGGGAGCTGGGCGATGGTGCATCTCGGGACTCGCCCACGCGGGTCTTTCCCCAAGTGGCACACCAACGGCAGGGAGACGTTCATCGTCGGAATCGACTGGGTGGAAGATTGGCCTGTCGTGGTAGAGGATCGATTCACCCCGCCAGACGTCGATGCCTCGTTCGAAGACAGATTCGCTGGAGAGCGGCTGCACCCGCGTTGGATTGCCCCGGGAACTAACCCGAGCTCCTTCGCGAAACCGGGCGACAACGGACTCATACTGCATGCCGGTCGCCAACCCGCGACCGCGCAGTCTTCGCGGCTCCTCGCCGTCCGGGCTGAAGACCTCGAATGGACCGCCAGCGTTGAAGGCGTCGGTGACCTGGCGCTCACGGTGCGCATCGATGACCTTCACCAGGCAATCGTCCAGCGGGTCGGGGGGACTGTAGCGGCCCGTGTCGTCATCGGGCCGACAGATCAGGACCTCGCTGTCAGGGATGCCATACCCGAAGATAACGCCCTGACGATCCGCTCGGTGCCGTTCGGCGGCCCAGCCGGCCAGCGAAAGGGGCCGGACAGGTTAGTCCTGGGA
Above is a genomic segment from Arthrobacter sp. YN containing:
- a CDS encoding family 78 glycoside hydrolase catalytic domain, coding for MGRTPYDLSTDSGGDQFPVTGSAPRLSWKVGADAVAPAYELEATIDGFLQPPALATDRLHVPWPWKELRSRQRVQWRVRAAAESAPWSEWSAFEVGLQDADWTASWISPEEDDHSYGQRPAHVLSTEFFLTDEVKSARLYATALGVYTAAVNGQRAGTAELSPGSTSYDRTLYAQASDVTSSLTLDRNQIEIELSDGWYRGQVGAFRHPADWGATLGARAELHIELRDGSHELIVTDGTWTSSPSTTTQADLMDGQTVDFTASSAPQTKVIVDAVEAPPITWSPAPPVRVIETRVPERIQANGPGVWVADFGQNASGWITLEDLGPVGTRTVIEYGEHVDPGGDLTTSHLDSHRPGEPAKIFSQRDEVTAGAPGEVFEPRHTIHGFRYARISRPDADLDTSKVSMQVVHSDLRRTGEFSCSNEDLNSLHRIGEWSFLGNAVDVPTDCPTRERMAWTGDYQVFVSTATRLRDVLGFSRKWLKSVRDDQLEDGRIANFSPDGRGIKNHLDDQFAMMTGSAGWGDAIVAVPWELYEAYGDRAVLAENWDAMVRWVEWTLKSARTSRHHERVKSSPEAEPFEKYLWDGTFHWGEWTEPKKRDANGRLVDPVQDNPMAWFMEDKGEVGTAYLYRSTSTMARIARVLGRTTEAVRYEQVADSVREAWRCAYLHEDGNTSADTQASYVRALAFGLIPEDIRQGAVDRLVDLIRTADTHLGTGFLSTGYLLPVLVEAGRADIAYELLFQRTAPSWLYMVDKGATTIWESWEGIDDAGKAHESLNHYSKGTVLRFLHEHTLGLRQAEDSVAWRSIIIAPKPGPGVTRARGSHESPNGTIKVNWQLDGEDLRIDADIPAETTARIIFPDGSEYTAGPGRFRAAASAASHHETAPSRT
- a CDS encoding MFS transporter translates to MTTNNHGAPGLAGGIAAAEPVPGNHPPASPVDHTGIIVEPQNPVSRGYILWLMLASFGASIAMMVPLSYGIAVRITELAPGQEQMLGFITGTAQGIYLVISPIIGIWSDRTRSRFGRRAPFIFLGTGIGLAGLVVMGLAPDLLTVGAGWILGMSGWSISGAAIQNLMADKLPEKQRGSVSALTGLMTQIAPVLGIGIAYSVSSNTLLVFVVPGVIGALLLALFPLIKPEGSSKNLPAVPNVTLKSVVSSYGFSIRKYPDFAWNWLGRFVFFVGLYFNTTFGTFFYAQRLDMPVREVAGVVATIGMLGVVAAAAGALLGGFLSDKLKRRRLFVSIASLLFVGGALAEAFAWSLPQLIIGAVLMQTAIAVFATVDQAIIFAILPNRTETARYMAVVAFAQKIPSAVAPLLASVVITLGITGSEKNYTILYLAGAALALFGGLIIALKVKSVR
- a CDS encoding TetR/AcrR family transcriptional regulator produces the protein MRAAAASFAEHGYERASLRDIAARANVTHAALLRHFATKDDLLLAALAQRDADDSELARRIIQSKVPKDQVLSTVLQEEFAHPDHLRNWLAITIAATSPTHPAHGFFIQRRDRMRDHFTNKKLDTTEDGDELTADDKVTMVMAMVDGLRIQFLLDPDRKTLHVLETLMRHIASPEEN
- a CDS encoding glycoside hydrolase family 43 protein, yielding MSAPILSGYHPDPSICRVGEDYFLINSSFEYFPGVPVFSSRDLLSWRQIGNVLDRNGQLNVVSGIEGASGGIYAPTIRYHKGRFWMITTNLHDVREGHIIVSADHPAGPWTEPVYTPGLVGIDPDLAWDERGDCYITWSDVIKGGISQARIDPQTGTTLSPSREIWEGTGGAHVEGPHIYTRNGWWYLLTAEGGTAAGHMITVARAEAIDGPYTPCPANPILTHRSTSHPVQAVGHGDLLELQDGSWAMVHLGTRPRGSFPKWHTNGRETFIVGIDWVEDWPVVVEDRFTPPDVDASFEDRFAGERLHPRWIAPGTNPSSFAKPGDNGLILHAGRQPATAQSSRLLAVRAEDLEWTASVEGVGDLALTVRIDDLHQAIVQRVGGTVAARVVIGPTDQDLAVRDAIPEDNALTIRSVPFGGPAGQRKGPDRLVLGVRAGDDFQELAVLDGRYLSTEVAGGFTGRVVGMEALGADAIISRFTYTSP